The DNA segment TTTGCTGGAGAATTTAGAAGAAGCGATAGAAAATACAAAGAATTTTCAAATAATCGATCATAATGTAAAATTTTTTGGATATTGTAGCAAGTGCAAACAAAATAAAAATTAGGCCTGTCAGATTGACGGGCTTAATTTTTTATATCTACTTGAAGATGAGCACTAAATAAAGTATAATACAATTAATTAGTGTGTTGTACGGGTAATGTTTTATTGTTGTTGGTTAAAATATTATTAGCGATATTAACGAAGAAGGGAGATATGTATTTGACAAATAAGACAAAATTAAAAATCATACCTTTGGGCGGGTTAAATGAAATCGGGAAAAATATGACCGTAATTGAGTACGGAAATGACATTATTGTCATTGACTGCGGTCTTGCTTTTCCTGATGACGAGATGTTGGGTATAGATCTTGTCATCCCAGACATTTCGTATTTATTGAAGAACAAAGAAAAAGTCAGGGCTATCGTTTTGACGCACGGGCATGAAGACCACATTGGAGCTTTGCCTTATGTTCTAAGGCAATTAAATGTGCCTGTGTATGGGACACGTTTGACGCTTGGCTTAGTTGAGTACAAATTAAAAGAAAATGGGCTTTTAAGAGATAGCAAATTGGTAACGGTGAAACCTCGAGAGACAGTGACGTTTGGGCAACTTAAAGTAGAATTTATAAGAACATCTCACAGCATTGCTGATTCGGCAGCGTTGGCTATTCATACACCTGTTGGAGTCGTATTTCACTCTGGCGATTTTAAGATAGACTTTACACCAATTGGTGGAGAAGTGGCTGATTTTCATAGATTTGCCGAATTAGGAGAACAAGGCGTTCTCGTCATGATGTGTGATAGTACAAATATCGAAAGACCAGGTTATACGATGTCTGAGAAAACTGTTGGAGACACATTTGACAATATATTCAGAAAAGCTGAACAGAGGATAATCGTAGCTACATTTGCATCAAACATTCATCGCGTTCAGCAGATAATCGATTCTGCTTACAAGTATGGAAGAAAAGTTTCGATTTCAGGGCGAAGTATGATAAATGTCATAAATGTTGCCAATGAATTAGGGTATTTAAGCATACCAGAAGGTACACTTGTAGATATCGATGAAGCTAATAAACTTCCGTATAATGAAGTAGTCATTATTACTACTGGCAGTCAAGGAGAGCCTATGTCAGCATTGACAAGAATGGCATCTTCAGAACACAAAAAAGTTGAGATAGTGCCAGGTGATACAGTTGTGATATCTGCTTCTGCTATACCTGGCAACGAAAAATTAATATCAAGGGTGATAAATCAACTGTTCAAAAAGGGTGCAGAAGTAATTTACGATGCACTGGCTGATGTACATGTATCCGGACATGCATGCCAAGAAGAAATCAAGCTGCTCCACACACTAATAAAACCGCAATTTTTTATTCCCGTACATGGAGAATACAGGCATTTGAAACAACATGCCAAACTGGCAGAAGATCTTGGTATGGATCCTAAAAACATATTCATTGCTGATAATGGTACAGTGATTGAATTTACGAAAAATTCGGGTCGGATTGCCGGTACAGTAACTGCAGGCAAAGTATTGGTTGACGGATTAGGAGTTGGCGATGTAGGAAATATAGTCTTGAGAGATAGGAAACATCTTTCTCAGGATGGTTTGTTGGTGGTTGTTGTCACCATATCTAAAGAAAAAGGTTCTGTAATCGCTGGACCTGATATAATATCGAGAGGCTTTGTATATGTGAGAGAATCAGAAGATTTGATGGAGGAAGCTAAAAATCTCGTTAAAGAAACTCTTTCACAATGTGAGAAGGATGATATAACAGAATGGTCGTCTATAAAGACTATGATTAAGGAATGTTTAAGCAGCTTTTTATATGAAAAAACAAAGAGAAATCCAATGATATTACCTATAATAATGGAAATATAGGAGGATTAATGTATGAACGTATATGATAAAGCGTATGAATTAAAAAGAGCAATAGAAGAGCTGCCTGAATATAAAGCATTTAAAGATGCATTCAAAAAAATTGAGTCTAATGAACAAAATAAAAAAATGTTAGAAGATTTTAGGAAAAAACAATTAGAAATTCAGACGAAAGAACTGACGGGAAAAGAAATAACAAAAGAAGATGAAGAAATGCTGAAAAAGCTTTATGATATACTAAGCTTAAATCCTGAATTAAATGCTTATCTTTCTGCAGAATACAGTTTTTCCAGGATAATGGATGACATTACAAAGATTATAATGGATGTTGTTAATTTAAAATAACAAATAAAAACAAGTAGGCTAAAAACCTTACTTGTTTTTATTTGTATATAATTATATAATCTTTGTATAAAGTGTCGATTTTTGATTTGAGGAGAGCTCATGATGATAAATGTAAAGGGGAAAGTAAAAAAAAGATCGCTTGTTACGATTGTCATTGTAGTTTTTTTTATCATATCAGCGGCTATATATTATGAGAGTTTGTTTAAGCCTGTTGATAATAACCCGACTGAAAAAGAAGTTGTCATACCGCAAGGTGCGTCTACTTTAGAAATAGCTAAGATATTGCGAAATAAAGACTTAATAAAAAGCGAGTGGTTTTTTATTTTTCGTTCAAAATTTTACGATGATGGCGTCCAAATGAAAGCAGGAAAGTATCTTTTAAGTTCAAATATGACTACGGATGAGATAATTGAGAAGCTAAAAGAAGGAAAGGTTGTATTAGATACTGTCAAATTTACTATACCTGAAGGATTTACTGTAAGTGAGATTGCAGACCGTTTGCAGCAGATGGGGATAGTCAAGAAAAGCGATTTTATGAATGAAGCTCAAAATGGTGTGTTTAATTATGAATTTTTAAAAGATATTCCTAAAGATAGACCTGATCGCTTAGAGGGATATCTTTTCCCTGACACATATATAATAAAAAGAGGAACCAGCGCTCATGATATTATAAATCTTATGCTGGTAAGGTTTGACGAAATATATAAATCTTATATAAAAGGGAAAGAGACAAATGTTGGCATGACTACCGACAAAATTGTGATAGTAGCCTCAATGATTGAAAAAGAAGCTAAAATAGACAAAGACAGACCACTTATTGCTGGTGTAATATACAACAGATTAAATAAAAACATGAAATTGCAGATTGATGCTACCGTTGAATATGCCATAGGAGAGCACAAAGACAAATTGTCTCTTGATGATTTGAAAGTTAATTCACCATATAATACCTATTTGCATTACGGATTGCCGATAGGGCCGATCAGCAATCCGGGTTTAAAATCCATAGAAGCAGCTATAAATCCTGCGAAACATGATTATTACTACTATGTGGCTCAAAGTGATGGCTCTCATATTTTTAGCAAGACGTATTTAGATCAGTTAAATGCAGAAAAAAAGGTCAATTAAAATAAGAGGTGCCGTTTATGATAGATAGCGACATAAAATTTATAAGGCAATTGTTTGATGTAAGTCAAGGGCTGCTTAGAGAAATCGAGAGTTATGCAAGTGATAATTTTATTCCAATCGTAAAACCTGAAGTTGCGAAATTTTTGGAGACAATTATAAAAGTCAAGCAGCCAGAAAATATTTTAGAAATAGGCACAGCCATTGGATATTCTTCTATCGTGATGCTATTAGCTTATGAAAAATGTAAAATCCTTACTATTGAAAAAGACATGGATATGGCTGAGATGGCAAAAAATAATTTTATTAAAGCTTCTCTTTTAGATAGGGTCGAACTTATAAAAGGCGATGCTTTGGACGTTTTGCCTTGCCTTAATAAAAAGTACGACTTAATATTTATTGATGCAGCGAAAGGCCATTATAAGGAATTTTTTGACGAATCTTTAAGATTATTAAATGATAGAGGCATTTTGATTTGCGATAATATTTTGTATAAAGGTTATGTTGCTGCTGAAAAGCATGTAAAACATAAGCCAAGAACAATAGTTTACAGGATGAGAGATTTTATCTTGTATGTTTTAAACAAGACAGAGATATCTACGACAATTATACCCATAGGTGATGGACTGTCTATAAGCGTAAAGGAGTGAAAAGATGGTTGAATTATTGTCGCCAGCCGGTGATATAGAAAGAGTGAAAGTTGCGATAAATTATGGAGCCGATGCTGTTTATTTCGGCGGAAACAATTATGGACTTAGAGCTACAGTCGGCTTTAGCATGGATGAGATAAAATATGCAGTTGAGTACGTTAAAAATCATGACAAAAAAGCTTATTTAACTGTAAACATATTTCCTCACAATGATGACCTTATTGGATTGCCAGAATATATACACGAAGTTAGTAAAACGGGAATAGACGCAGTGATAATTTCTGATCCTGGTGTGTTTTCAATAGTTAAGGAAGTTGCGCCAAAGCTTGAAATTCATATAAGCACACAGGCTAATAACGTTAATTACAGAAGCGCAATTTTTTGGCATGACTTAGGTGCGAAGCGCATTGTTTTGGCTAGAGAATTGTCACTGCAAGAAATAGAGCAGATTAGACAAAAGACTCCAGATGATTTGGAATTGGAAGTGTTCGTCCACGGTGCAATGTGCATTTCATATTCTGGCAGATGTCTTCTTAGCAATTACTTAACGGGAAGAGATGCAAATAAAGGTGAATGTACACATCCATGCAGATGGAAATATTATCTTGTTGAAGAGAAAAGACCTGGACAGTACATGAGGATAGAAGAAGATGACAGAGGAACGTATATAATGAATTCAAAAGATCTGTGCATGATAAAGTATATTCCGGATGTCATTAAAGCAGGTGTTACCAGCCTAAAGATAGAAGGCAGAAACAAAAGCTCGTATTATGTTGCTGTTGTGACAAAAGCTTATAGAAAAGCAATTGATGATTATCTGGAATTTGGCGATAAATATGTTTTTGATGAAAGTCTTTTGGAAGAATTAGGCAAAGTAAGCAATAGAGATTTTACGACTGGTTTTTATTTCGGAAAGCCTGGCTCTGAATCACACAATTATGATTTTTCATCATACATCAGAAATTACAATATTGTTGGAATGGTGATGGATTACGATGATAAAAGCGGAATGGCTGTAATTGAGCAAAGAAACAGATTTTTTTCAGGTGATGTAGTAGAGATCGTAGGTCCTAAAGATATGTTTACGGAAACTATTGATAAAATGTATGATATAGAAGGCAATGAAATCGAAGTTGCGCCACATCCACAGATGATTGTGAAGATTCCATTAAAGAGGAAGGTAGAAAAATATTACATTCTTAGGAAAAAAGTATAGTTTTGTGAATGTTAAACTCCTTTGTGGGAAATAATAAACCCAGAAAGGAGTTTTTTATGAATAAGAAAAACCTTAGGTTTATTGTTTTAAATACTACAACGACACTTCTTATCTTATCTTTATTGATAAGGCTTTTTTATATACAATACGTAAAAGGCGAAACATACGCTAAAATTGCTGTAGACCAAAAAATTCAAAGTTTAAATTTAGACAAAAAACGTGGTGAAATCTACGATAGAAATTTAATACCTTTTACAGACAGAACTTCAATAAAATACGTGTATGCAATTCCCGGCTTGATCATCAATAAAAAAGCAGCATCACAAATCATAAATAAACTGACAGGCATTTCAGAAAGTGAGATATATAAAAATCTAAATACTGGGAAAGATATTCTTAGTTATAAAGTAAAATATACATACGACGAAAAGTTGCCTGTCGGAATCTTTATACTCAATATTCCTCAAAGATATGACTCTAATTCATTGGCGAGACACATAATAGGATACAGTGGCAGCACTAATTATGGATTGGAAGATACATTCAACAAAGTTTTAAGCACTAACGGATATGATTTCATAGCTGTATTTAAAGACAACAATAATGACTATTTAAAAGGATTGGGTGTAAAAATAAGAAGCACTGATAAAAATGTATATTCGATTCAAACTACACTCGATTATCATATTCAGAAAGCGGTAGAAAATATTTTGGATAAAAACAATATTAACGGTGCTGCAGTTGTTTTAAGTGTAAAAAATGGAGATATTTTGGCAATGGCTTCAAGGCCCAACTACGACCAAAATAAAGTTAGCGATTATCTAAACAGCAAAAACGAAGAACTGCTAAACAAAGCAGTGATGAATTATCCGCCGGGATCCATTTTTAAAATAATAGTGGCATCTGCTGCATTAGAAAATAAAAAGGTTAATATATACGATAACTTTATTGACGAACCGTACATAAACATCGATGGAGTGATTTACCATAATTTTATGGATGAGTCAAATGGATTGATTAATATGATTAAAGCATTTGAAGTCTCATCGAATACGACATTTATAAAGATTGGGCAAAAGACAGGTGGCGGCGATATAATAGAAATGGCAAAAAAATTTGGAATAACAAAGGACGATAATCTGCCGATAGAGGAACAAATTGGCACATTGCCATCATTGGAAAATACATTAGGTGCTGGGATAGGTAATCTTTCGATTGGGCAGGGAGATGTCACAATGACTCCGTTGCAAGCTGCCGATGTTGCAGCGACCATTGCCAATAATGGTATAAGAAATGTTCCTAATCTTTTAAAAGCTATTGTAGACGAGAATGGCAATATTGTGGAAAATTTACACAAAGTAAATTCATACAGAGTTGTAAGTGAAAGTACAGCAGAAAGTGTAAAAGAAATGATGAGAGATGTTGTAGTAAATGGAACCGGAAAAAACGCAGAAACTGAGTATAAGTCGGCGGGAAAAACTGGTTCGGCTGAAGTAAACAGAGAAAAAAATATATATCATGCATGGTTTACTGGCTTTGTTCCTTATGATGAGCCTGTTTATGCAATATCAGTTTTTGTTAAAAATGGTGATATTGGTGGGATTAAAGCAGCTCCAATATTTAAACAAATAGCTGAAGAAATAATGAAATACTATAAATGAGACTTGCACCAAAGATTTTAAGTTGCATATATTTAATATGTGACTTAAAATCTTTAAAGGTATCATCAAATCCAGTATTTTAAGGCATTTTACAGGTATCGATATTTTATCGATACCCTTTTTGATTGCGAATTGATTGCGAGTTGGAGAAAAATATAACTTAATTATGTACGATTTTGCAGGATTTCAAATTCAATCTTGCAAAAAATATATAAATCCATGTAAATACAAATAAATGCTTGACAAAAAAACTCAAATGAGGTAAAATTAAAAGGTAAAGTGAAGCAAGGGCAAAGTAGGGTTATGTTTAGTAAAGTGAATATTGTAGAGCCAGAGACCAGAGCCGGTCATCCTAATGGATGATTTAGTGAGCCAGAGTCCTGAGCCGATGTTTTTATGCAGAAAAAGCATAAAGCGTCGGCTCTTTTTTATTTGCCCCTCAAAAACATATAAAAGGTATTTAGGCGAGGTTCAATATTTATCATTGTTATAGGAGGTGATTTGAAGTGGAAAAACGGTTACTACGATTGCCAGAGGTAGCAAGAATACTTGACCTAAAGGAGGATCGAGTTTATGCATTGGCAAGGCAAGGTATTATTCCAGTAGTTCGTATAGGACGCCAATTGCGGATTGACCCCACTAAACTTCAGCAGTGGATTGACAACGGTGGGCAAGGTTTTGCAGGCGGATGGAAAAAGGAGGCTTAAAAAATGAAAGCATTACGACCACTTAAGGCGATTAGGCAAAAGTGCTTACAATGCAGTAATGACCAGCCTGCGGAGGTGAGGAAATGTCCGATAACGACATGTCCTCTTTACCCCTACAGGTCTGGCCATAAGCCTTCCAAAAAAGGGAAGGAAAAAGAAGAAAAGGAGTGTTACCATCAATGACTTCTAACTTTATTGTAGCTGATAAATTTCAAGAAGTCAAAACATCGGTTACACTCCTAGAGGCGATTGAACGCTATGGGCTTAATCCTATAAAGAAAGGCTCACGTTATTGGGCATTATGTCCGTTCCATGCCGACAAAAATCCTTCTATGGCAATTTATGATGAAGCCTATCATTGCTATGGATGCCAAGCACATGGCGATGTAATAGACTTCACAGCAAGGTATTTTAATATCACACCATTAGAAGCAACCAAAAAGCTAGCGAGTGATTTTGGCATACGCCTAGAAGGGAGTAAACCCAGCAAAGAGGCACAGCGAAAGATTAGGCAAAAGCAGGAGTTAGACAAGCTTTATAAAGAGTACAACAAAAAATTCAACGAAGTTTATGATTATCTTTGTCGGCTTAATCAATTATATCAAAAGATTAAGCAAGCTATAGAAACACCTGAAGATATGGATATTCCCGAATTTGTAGAAGCATGCCATATGCAGGACATAGTCCAATATTGGCTCAATGTCTTGTTAGATGGCAACATAAAAGAAAAAATTCAAGTGTTGAAGGAGGTACAGGAATGGAAACAAAGGAGGAAGTAATTAGAGCGATCCGAGAGTTACATGCCGAAGATATTTTTTCGGATAAGGTTACCAGCATACCAACAGAAAACAAGCAAAATTCCCTATTAAATGAAGCCGTACCTTATCCACAAGATTTTGCTCCTGAAGCATACAGCGGAATAGCTGGGAAATTTGTCAAGGAAATACAAGACTATACGGAAGCCGATCCAGCGGCAATATTAATGAGTTTTTTGACCGCATGCAGTTGCTACGTAGGCAAAGGGGCTTATTTACAAATTGGAACCGAAAAATTTACGCCGAATATTTTTTGCCTCCTAAT comes from the Thermoanaerobacterium aotearoense genome and includes:
- a CDS encoding ribonuclease J, whose protein sequence is MYLTNKTKLKIIPLGGLNEIGKNMTVIEYGNDIIVIDCGLAFPDDEMLGIDLVIPDISYLLKNKEKVRAIVLTHGHEDHIGALPYVLRQLNVPVYGTRLTLGLVEYKLKENGLLRDSKLVTVKPRETVTFGQLKVEFIRTSHSIADSAALAIHTPVGVVFHSGDFKIDFTPIGGEVADFHRFAELGEQGVLVMMCDSTNIERPGYTMSEKTVGDTFDNIFRKAEQRIIVATFASNIHRVQQIIDSAYKYGRKVSISGRSMINVINVANELGYLSIPEGTLVDIDEANKLPYNEVVIITTGSQGEPMSALTRMASSEHKKVEIVPGDTVVISASAIPGNEKLISRVINQLFKKGAEVIYDALADVHVSGHACQEEIKLLHTLIKPQFFIPVHGEYRHLKQHAKLAEDLGMDPKNIFIADNGTVIEFTKNSGRIAGTVTAGKVLVDGLGVGDVGNIVLRDRKHLSQDGLLVVVVTISKEKGSVIAGPDIISRGFVYVRESEDLMEEAKNLVKETLSQCEKDDITEWSSIKTMIKECLSSFLYEKTKRNPMILPIIMEI
- a CDS encoding YlbF family regulator, which produces MNVYDKAYELKRAIEELPEYKAFKDAFKKIESNEQNKKMLEDFRKKQLEIQTKELTGKEITKEDEEMLKKLYDILSLNPELNAYLSAEYSFSRIMDDITKIIMDVVNLK
- the mltG gene encoding endolytic transglycosylase MltG, whose amino-acid sequence is MINVKGKVKKRSLVTIVIVVFFIISAAIYYESLFKPVDNNPTEKEVVIPQGASTLEIAKILRNKDLIKSEWFFIFRSKFYDDGVQMKAGKYLLSSNMTTDEIIEKLKEGKVVLDTVKFTIPEGFTVSEIADRLQQMGIVKKSDFMNEAQNGVFNYEFLKDIPKDRPDRLEGYLFPDTYIIKRGTSAHDIINLMLVRFDEIYKSYIKGKETNVGMTTDKIVIVASMIEKEAKIDKDRPLIAGVIYNRLNKNMKLQIDATVEYAIGEHKDKLSLDDLKVNSPYNTYLHYGLPIGPISNPGLKSIEAAINPAKHDYYYYVAQSDGSHIFSKTYLDQLNAEKKVN
- a CDS encoding O-methyltransferase, whose product is MIDSDIKFIRQLFDVSQGLLREIESYASDNFIPIVKPEVAKFLETIIKVKQPENILEIGTAIGYSSIVMLLAYEKCKILTIEKDMDMAEMAKNNFIKASLLDRVELIKGDALDVLPCLNKKYDLIFIDAAKGHYKEFFDESLRLLNDRGILICDNILYKGYVAAEKHVKHKPRTIVYRMRDFILYVLNKTEISTTIIPIGDGLSISVKE
- a CDS encoding peptidase U32 family protein, producing MVELLSPAGDIERVKVAINYGADAVYFGGNNYGLRATVGFSMDEIKYAVEYVKNHDKKAYLTVNIFPHNDDLIGLPEYIHEVSKTGIDAVIISDPGVFSIVKEVAPKLEIHISTQANNVNYRSAIFWHDLGAKRIVLARELSLQEIEQIRQKTPDDLELEVFVHGAMCISYSGRCLLSNYLTGRDANKGECTHPCRWKYYLVEEKRPGQYMRIEEDDRGTYIMNSKDLCMIKYIPDVIKAGVTSLKIEGRNKSSYYVAVVTKAYRKAIDDYLEFGDKYVFDESLLEELGKVSNRDFTTGFYFGKPGSESHNYDFSSYIRNYNIVGMVMDYDDKSGMAVIEQRNRFFSGDVVEIVGPKDMFTETIDKMYDIEGNEIEVAPHPQMIVKIPLKRKVEKYYILRKKV
- a CDS encoding peptidoglycan D,D-transpeptidase FtsI family protein, coding for MNKKNLRFIVLNTTTTLLILSLLIRLFYIQYVKGETYAKIAVDQKIQSLNLDKKRGEIYDRNLIPFTDRTSIKYVYAIPGLIINKKAASQIINKLTGISESEIYKNLNTGKDILSYKVKYTYDEKLPVGIFILNIPQRYDSNSLARHIIGYSGSTNYGLEDTFNKVLSTNGYDFIAVFKDNNNDYLKGLGVKIRSTDKNVYSIQTTLDYHIQKAVENILDKNNINGAAVVLSVKNGDILAMASRPNYDQNKVSDYLNSKNEELLNKAVMNYPPGSIFKIIVASAALENKKVNIYDNFIDEPYINIDGVIYHNFMDESNGLINMIKAFEVSSNTTFIKIGQKTGGGDIIEMAKKFGITKDDNLPIEEQIGTLPSLENTLGAGIGNLSIGQGDVTMTPLQAADVAATIANNGIRNVPNLLKAIVDENGNIVENLHKVNSYRVVSESTAESVKEMMRDVVVNGTGKNAETEYKSAGKTGSAEVNREKNIYHAWFTGFVPYDEPVYAISVFVKNGDIGGIKAAPIFKQIAEEIMKYYK
- a CDS encoding helix-turn-helix domain-containing protein, encoding MEKRLLRLPEVARILDLKEDRVYALARQGIIPVVRIGRQLRIDPTKLQQWIDNGGQGFAGGWKKEA
- a CDS encoding CHC2 zinc finger domain-containing protein yields the protein MTSNFIVADKFQEVKTSVTLLEAIERYGLNPIKKGSRYWALCPFHADKNPSMAIYDEAYHCYGCQAHGDVIDFTARYFNITPLEATKKLASDFGIRLEGSKPSKEAQRKIRQKQELDKLYKEYNKKFNEVYDYLCRLNQLYQKIKQAIETPEDMDIPEFVEACHMQDIVQYWLNVLLDGNIKEKIQVLKEVQEWKQRRK